The Microcystis panniformis FACHB-1757 region AATTGCAAGAGAATGTCACGACTACAATTCCCAATCCGAAGCCAAATTAATTTGGGTGGATGACCGTAAAGTAATGCCCGTTGATAAAAATCCGAATCTTTAGAAATCACAGTGAAATTATTATTTTTGGCATATTCCCAAATTATTTCATCAGCAAATCCTTTCATCCCAATATCCCTAACGTGAAGACTATTCGGAAATTCAGTAGCTAGTAAACGTGGCAATTTGGGTGATAAATTTTCATCAAACAGTAATTTCATTGGGAATAATCATCAGATGGCGATCGCGGTCAGCGGCAAAAGCGAAACAGGCTTGTATATCTTCTAAGGTTAGATCGGGAAAATCGTCTAAAACTTCCTCAATGGTCATCCCTCCACCTAAATAGTCTAAAACATCATTAACGGTGATCCGAGTATTAATAATACAGGGCTTTCCGCTACGAATGGAGGGGTTAATTGTAATCCGTTGACGATAATTCATCGTTTTTTCCTCAATAAATTAACAGAAGAAACTCATTGGCGATCGCCTCTTGATTCAAAAAGCGATCGCACTTTGAAAAGCCCAATTGATCGCAGTTTGCAAGTTTAATCGACAATGTGACAGCAATCACTCTTTTAAAAGCCAAAATGATCGCGGTTTTAAGATTTAATCAATAACAAGACAGCGATCGCACTCAACTTACAAGAGATTATGGCGATCTGTTAATCCATGGATACCACACTTCTAGTGTACCCTGTTTTGGTTTATTTTCATAGTCATAATGTGGATCAACTATTGCTTGACTAGAAGGTGATAATCCGGTCACTAAATCCGCTGCACATCGGTCAGTTCTGTAGAACACCCTTACGGAAATGTTTTTACTAGGAAAGGTACCATCATCATTGTTTGTTTTTGAAACAAGTTGAGGACTGTCTGGGATATAATCAGGACGCTGCTTTCTAATTTCATCTAAATAGGCTTGAGCATCATTCCGCTGTGATTTGGATGAGATATGCACACCAGTAATCTTAATACCTTGTAGATTACAAGATTGATCAGGTGGTGGGAAAAATCGTCCCCAATTGGCAATCACTGCACTACCCAATGTTCCTATCAGAGCTATGATAGCGAGTAAGATAGCGACTTTAGGAGGTTGATTTTCGGTACTCATAGAAACATTATGCCCGACGGCGACTGATTTAATTTTGGTTTATACATACCGACACAAGGTATGTTTTGCCTCTAGCATGGAGTTCCCAGCGGCCGTCAGCTTCCCCTTACTCATCGTTGACCCGTTGCAGGAATTTCAACCTAGTATATTTATTCGGTCGTATCTATGATAAGGCGGGTTTTTTAGACCAGCAAGACTTTAACACAAAGCCGCCCTAAAAGGGGCGGGGTTTTCAACCCAAATTTTCGATCAGCGAACTGACGGTCACGAGGACGAGAACGACCGCGACTAAGGGCGAGCGTTTTGTCAGGTGGAAAAAGTGAGCGAGTAGAG contains the following coding sequences:
- a CDS encoding DUF5615 family PIN-like protein; translated protein: MKLLFDENLSPKLPRLLATEFPNSLHVRDIGMKGFADEIIWEYAKNNNFTVISKDSDFYQRALLYGHPPKLIWLRIGNCSRDILLQLITRYKEQIEVFSNNSDSILILA
- a CDS encoding DUF433 domain-containing protein, whose protein sequence is MNYRQRITINPSIRSGKPCIINTRITVNDVLDYLGGGMTIEEVLDDFPDLTLEDIQACFAFAADRDRHLMIIPNEITV